From a single Deinococcus apachensis DSM 19763 genomic region:
- a CDS encoding tetratricopeptide repeat protein, protein MAQEMTLGMERITELRAHFDAGQYEAVIARLSGDGPTTPEEWCLLGMAYLWSGRFPEAELPLLRASELGDPEARVEYGNLLRVQGRFNEAIRHFEAITPSLSGELALRALRWWGTAEFQAGRVAQGLERCERAWRGYLAAGTDEQIGRVTQTVAQMHVKVGDLRRARHLYREALRLLPVGRTPIARLSALTGLANVQVLTGDFAGARATLAQGWEALEHTDALTPRAYLLTVEAELHHLTGDRAAHLRTLQDLRLIVETTHDFELLTWTATRLADLSSHQGDHARALETLHDLAPDPAHPAVTLTRGLLLRRRGNHAQAAESLSRALESPGLGEQGRVRALLHLADTQASLGDEGASLGTFCQALTALVNARDRMLYRPDLQELASLVQRARLDPDLAPDLQLVLEKLAFPGASGGEAVPAPLYLRVYTLGRAEVERGGERIPFSLEGSVLTLAYLALHPGQTRRDLEAAIYPDRDPKTAGDYFRAVFRELRVRLGPEVLQMEGSAKQPRYRLGPEVHVELDVTELRSALEAGDLGRALALYRGPFLPGLRMESEWADDLREELRVLLTLELKGRLSRAREEGDLRRALLLANELLRIDPYDVAVLEARVEIARQVAAPQELARYVVELHRMRS, encoded by the coding sequence ATGGCCCAAGAGATGACCCTGGGTATGGAGCGGATCACGGAACTGCGGGCGCACTTCGATGCCGGGCAGTACGAGGCGGTCATCGCCCGGCTGTCGGGCGACGGGCCGACCACCCCGGAGGAATGGTGCCTGCTGGGCATGGCCTACCTCTGGAGCGGCCGCTTCCCGGAGGCCGAGCTGCCCCTGCTGCGCGCCTCTGAGCTGGGCGACCCCGAGGCGCGGGTCGAGTACGGCAACCTGCTGCGCGTCCAGGGCCGCTTCAACGAGGCGATCCGGCACTTCGAGGCGATCACCCCCAGTCTGAGCGGGGAACTCGCCCTGCGCGCCCTGCGCTGGTGGGGCACCGCCGAGTTCCAGGCGGGCCGGGTGGCCCAGGGCCTGGAGCGCTGCGAGCGGGCCTGGCGCGGCTACCTGGCCGCGGGCACCGACGAGCAGATCGGGCGCGTGACCCAGACGGTCGCGCAGATGCACGTCAAGGTCGGCGACCTCCGCCGCGCCCGGCACCTGTACCGCGAGGCGCTGCGGCTGCTGCCGGTGGGCCGCACCCCCATCGCGCGGCTCTCAGCACTGACGGGCCTGGCGAACGTGCAGGTGCTCACCGGGGACTTCGCGGGCGCGCGGGCCACCCTGGCGCAGGGCTGGGAGGCGCTGGAGCATACCGACGCCCTGACGCCCCGAGCCTACCTGCTCACCGTGGAGGCCGAGCTGCATCACCTCACCGGGGACCGGGCGGCGCACCTGCGGACCCTCCAGGACCTGCGGCTCATCGTCGAGACCACCCACGATTTCGAGCTGCTGACCTGGACCGCCACCCGGCTGGCCGACCTGTCCAGCCACCAGGGTGACCACGCGCGGGCGCTGGAGACGCTGCACGACCTCGCTCCCGATCCGGCGCATCCGGCCGTGACGCTGACGCGTGGCCTGCTGCTTCGGCGGCGCGGGAACCACGCCCAGGCGGCCGAGTCTCTCTCCCGGGCGCTGGAAAGCCCCGGCCTGGGCGAGCAGGGGCGCGTGCGGGCGCTGCTGCACCTCGCCGACACTCAGGCGTCTCTGGGGGACGAGGGGGCGAGCCTGGGAACCTTCTGCCAGGCTCTCACAGCGTTGGTGAACGCCCGCGACCGTATGCTCTACCGACCGGACCTCCAGGAACTCGCCAGCCTGGTGCAGCGGGCGCGGCTGGACCCCGACCTGGCGCCCGACCTGCAACTCGTGCTCGAAAAGCTCGCCTTCCCGGGGGCAAGCGGCGGCGAGGCGGTCCCCGCGCCGCTGTACCTGCGCGTCTACACCCTGGGCCGGGCGGAGGTCGAGCGCGGCGGCGAGCGCATCCCCTTCAGCCTGGAGGGCAGCGTGCTGACGCTCGCCTACCTCGCGCTGCACCCCGGGCAGACCCGGCGCGACCTGGAGGCCGCCATCTACCCCGACCGCGACCCCAAGACCGCCGGGGACTACTTCCGGGCGGTGTTCCGCGAGCTGCGTGTGCGCCTGGGCCCCGAGGTGCTGCAGATGGAGGGGAGCGCCAAGCAGCCCCGCTACCGCCTGGGGCCGGAGGTCCACGTGGAACTTGACGTGACCGAGTTGCGCTCGGCCCTGGAGGCGGGCGACCTGGGCCGGGCGCTCGCCCTGTACCGCGGCCCCTTCCTGCCGGGGCTGCGGATGGAGAGCGAGTGGGCCGACGACCTGCGCGAGGAGCTGCGGGTGCTCCTCACCCTGGAACTCAAGGGCCGCCTGAGCCGCGCCCGTGAGGAGGGCGACCTGCGCCGGGCGCTCCTCCTCGCCAACGAGCTGCTGCGAATCGACCCCTACGATGTGGCCGTGCTGGAGGCCCGGGTGGAGATCGCCCGTCAGGTCGCCGCCCCCCAGGAACTCGCGCGCTACGTGGTGGAACTCCACCGCATGCGCTCGTGA
- the ppk1 gene encoding polyphosphate kinase 1, producing the protein MTRLIICEVLTVRAPTSPPPAPDVLAPSAKRGRRKKTPRATSTAEGGQTFSTVANQGSPFLNRELSWLAFNARVLAEARDERNPLLERLKYAAICGSNLDEFFMVRVAGVHRQIAAGVNTPGPDGLLPRETLDLVRERTHVMLRQIEKAARRTLKDLAAQGVRLVRVADLGKRARAALREHYLAEIQPVLTPLVVDPSHPFPYLSNLSLNLAVLLDGGEGEEPEFARVKVPVGVLPRVVPVGDVLLLLEDVIAAHLDDLFKGRTVLAAHVFRVTRNTDYEFEEEEAEDLLATIEDGLRRRRFGSAVRLEVMQDTPPGIVTFLQERLRLAPEDVFTLEGPLGTADLMGLPVDRPDLSFPPYAPAVPDLDGDEEGGIFDTLRRGDVLLHHPYDGFTNVLNFLEEAARDPQVLAIKQTLYRTGDDPRLLGALRTAAENGKQVVALIELKARFDEQRNISWARKLERAGAHVVYGMAGLKTHAKVTLVVRREEGGLRRYVHIGTGNYNPKTARLYTDLSVLSADPDLGADVSELFNHLTGYAEAGYTRLLVAPDTARSGFEALLDREAEHAQAGQDAWVRVKVNQLTDPGMIEALYRAAGAGVRVELIIRGVCCLRPGVPGLSETVRVRSLLGRYLEHARIYVFGGGGSPEVYFGSADWMSRNLDRRVEVVAPVLDDRHRDELLGLLDTEWADERGSWELNVDGVYEKLLGDFNAQQAFAEARHPA; encoded by the coding sequence ATGACACGACTGATAATCTGCGAGGTTCTCACCGTGCGTGCCCCCACATCCCCTCCGCCCGCTCCCGACGTGCTGGCCCCTTCCGCCAAAAGGGGGCGGCGCAAGAAAACGCCCCGGGCTACCTCCACCGCCGAGGGGGGACAGACGTTCAGCACCGTCGCCAACCAAGGCAGCCCCTTTCTCAACCGCGAGTTGTCGTGGCTGGCCTTCAACGCGCGCGTGCTGGCCGAGGCGCGCGACGAGCGCAATCCCCTGCTGGAACGCTTGAAGTACGCGGCGATCTGCGGCAGCAACCTCGACGAGTTCTTCATGGTGCGCGTGGCGGGCGTCCACCGCCAGATTGCAGCGGGCGTGAACACCCCGGGTCCCGACGGGCTTCTCCCGCGCGAGACGCTGGACCTCGTGCGCGAGCGGACCCACGTCATGCTGCGCCAGATCGAGAAGGCGGCCCGGCGGACGCTGAAGGACCTCGCGGCCCAGGGCGTGCGCCTCGTGCGGGTCGCCGACCTGGGCAAACGGGCGCGGGCAGCGCTGCGGGAGCATTACCTCGCCGAGATTCAGCCGGTCCTCACGCCACTCGTGGTGGACCCCAGCCACCCCTTCCCGTACCTCAGCAACCTCAGCCTGAACCTGGCTGTACTGCTGGACGGCGGCGAGGGCGAGGAGCCGGAGTTCGCGCGGGTGAAGGTGCCCGTCGGCGTGCTGCCGCGCGTGGTGCCGGTCGGGGACGTGCTGCTGCTGCTGGAGGACGTGATCGCCGCGCACCTGGACGATCTCTTCAAGGGCCGCACGGTGCTCGCCGCCCACGTCTTCCGGGTCACGCGCAACACCGACTACGAGTTCGAGGAGGAGGAGGCGGAAGACCTGCTCGCCACCATCGAGGACGGGCTGCGGCGGCGGCGCTTCGGCTCGGCGGTGCGGCTGGAGGTGATGCAGGATACGCCGCCCGGCATCGTCACCTTCCTGCAGGAGCGGTTGCGGCTGGCCCCCGAGGACGTGTTCACCCTGGAGGGTCCGCTGGGCACCGCCGACCTGATGGGCCTGCCGGTGGACCGCCCCGACCTGAGTTTCCCCCCCTACGCGCCCGCCGTGCCCGACCTCGACGGCGACGAGGAGGGCGGCATCTTCGACACCCTGCGCCGGGGCGACGTGCTGCTGCATCACCCCTACGACGGCTTCACGAACGTGCTCAACTTCCTGGAGGAGGCCGCCCGTGATCCCCAGGTCCTGGCGATCAAGCAGACGCTCTACCGCACCGGGGACGACCCCCGGCTGCTGGGCGCCCTCCGCACCGCCGCCGAGAACGGCAAGCAGGTTGTGGCCCTGATCGAACTCAAGGCCCGCTTCGACGAGCAGCGCAACATCTCGTGGGCGAGGAAGCTGGAGCGGGCCGGGGCGCACGTCGTCTACGGCATGGCGGGCCTCAAGACCCACGCCAAGGTCACGCTCGTCGTCCGGCGGGAGGAGGGGGGGCTGCGCCGCTATGTCCACATCGGCACCGGGAACTACAACCCCAAGACGGCGCGGCTGTACACCGACCTCAGCGTGCTGTCTGCCGATCCCGACCTGGGGGCCGACGTGTCCGAGCTGTTTAATCACCTGACGGGGTACGCGGAGGCGGGCTACACCCGGCTGCTCGTGGCGCCCGACACGGCCCGCAGCGGCTTCGAGGCCCTGCTGGACCGCGAGGCGGAACACGCCCAGGCCGGGCAGGACGCCTGGGTGCGGGTCAAGGTCAACCAGCTCACCGACCCCGGCATGATCGAGGCGCTGTACCGGGCGGCGGGGGCGGGGGTGCGGGTCGAACTCATCATCCGTGGGGTGTGCTGTCTGCGGCCCGGGGTGCCCGGCCTCTCCGAGACGGTGCGGGTCCGCAGCCTGCTGGGCCGCTACCTGGAACATGCGCGCATCTACGTCTTCGGGGGCGGGGGCAGCCCGGAAGTGTACTTCGGCAGCGCCGACTGGATGAGCCGCAACCTCGACCGCCGGGTGGAGGTGGTCGCGCCCGTGCTCGACGACCGTCACCGTGACGAACTCCTGGGCCTGCTGGACACGGAATGGGCCGACGAGCGCGGCTCGTGGGAGTTAAACGTGGACGGCGTGTACGAGAAGCTGCTCGGCGACTTCAACGCTCAGCAGGCCTTCGCTGAGGCCCGTCATCCAGCTTGA
- the fabF gene encoding beta-ketoacyl-ACP synthase II — protein sequence MTVTGLKRVAITGLGPVTPIGTGAQAFAEAQRAGKSGIGLIDRFDTAEVASKIAGQVDDDLGEYVDAREARKLDRYVQLALAAAELAVRDSGLTEEELRGERTGAVIGSGIGGVKTFEDQAAVLHSRGPGRISPMFIPMMIANMATGHVAMRYGATGPSSTVVTACATGTGAIGDAARYIQLGLADVMLAGGTEAAVTPIAIGGFSNMKALSTRNDAPQEASRPFSASRDGFVLGEGAGVVVLEELEKAKARGATIYAEIVGYGTSADAHHITLPAPEGRGAQVAMRMALATAGVNPEQVGYINAHGTSTHFNDLHETQGIKHVFGPHAHQLAVSSTKSMTGHLLGAAGAVETIAVAQALKDGVLPPTINLTDPDPLLDLDYIPEGAREQQVEYALSNSFAFGGQNAALLFKRV from the coding sequence ATGACAGTCACGGGACTCAAACGTGTGGCGATCACCGGGCTGGGGCCGGTCACGCCCATCGGGACGGGCGCGCAGGCCTTCGCGGAGGCGCAGCGTGCCGGGAAGAGCGGCATCGGTCTCATCGACCGCTTCGACACCGCCGAGGTGGCGAGCAAGATCGCGGGTCAGGTGGACGATGACCTGGGCGAGTACGTGGACGCCCGCGAGGCGCGCAAGCTCGACCGCTACGTGCAGCTCGCGCTGGCCGCGGCGGAACTCGCCGTGCGCGACAGCGGCCTGACGGAAGAGGAACTGCGCGGCGAGCGCACCGGGGCCGTGATCGGCAGCGGCATCGGCGGGGTGAAGACCTTCGAGGACCAGGCAGCGGTCCTGCACTCGCGCGGCCCGGGCCGCATCAGCCCCATGTTCATCCCCATGATGATCGCCAACATGGCGACCGGGCACGTCGCCATGCGCTACGGGGCGACCGGGCCGAGCAGCACCGTCGTGACCGCCTGCGCGACCGGCACGGGGGCCATTGGGGACGCCGCGCGCTACATCCAGCTCGGCCTGGCGGACGTGATGCTCGCGGGCGGCACCGAGGCGGCGGTCACGCCCATCGCCATCGGGGGCTTCTCCAACATGAAGGCGCTCTCCACCCGCAACGACGCGCCGCAGGAGGCCAGCCGCCCCTTCTCTGCCAGCCGCGACGGCTTCGTGCTGGGCGAGGGCGCGGGCGTGGTGGTGCTGGAGGAGCTGGAAAAGGCCAAGGCCCGCGGCGCCACGATCTACGCCGAGATCGTGGGCTACGGCACCTCAGCCGACGCGCACCACATCACCCTACCTGCTCCCGAGGGGCGCGGCGCGCAGGTCGCCATGCGGATGGCGCTCGCCACGGCGGGCGTGAACCCCGAGCAGGTGGGTTACATCAACGCCCACGGCACGAGCACCCATTTCAACGACCTGCACGAGACGCAGGGCATCAAGCACGTCTTCGGCCCGCACGCCCACCAGCTCGCCGTCAGCTCCACGAAGTCCATGACCGGGCACCTGCTCGGCGCGGCGGGGGCGGTGGAGACCATCGCGGTCGCGCAGGCGCTGAAGGACGGCGTGCTGCCCCCCACCATCAACCTGACCGACCCCGATCCCCTGCTCGACCTCGACTACATCCCGGAGGGGGCCCGGGAACAGCAGGTCGAGTACGCGCTCAGCAACTCCTTCGCCTTCGGCGGTCAGAACGCGGCGCTGCTGTTCAAACGGGTCTAG
- the acpP gene encoding acyl carrier protein, which translates to MANFEDVKDVIVEKLGVDADKVTPEARFVEDLGADSLETVELIMGLEDRFGISISDEDAEKIRTVQAAVDYIGSKQ; encoded by the coding sequence ATGGCGAATTTTGAGGATGTGAAGGACGTGATCGTCGAGAAGCTCGGCGTGGACGCGGACAAGGTGACCCCGGAGGCGCGGTTCGTCGAGGACCTGGGCGCGGACAGCCTGGAGACGGTCGAGCTGATCATGGGGCTGGAGGACCGCTTCGGCATCTCCATCAGCGACGAGGACGCCGAGAAGATCCGCACGGTGCAGGCTGCCGTCGATTACATCGGCTCGAAGCAGTAG
- the fabG gene encoding 3-oxoacyl-[acyl-carrier-protein] reductase: protein MTGPQPHKIALVTGSSRGLGRAMAQALAQSGFGVAVHYGRNQAEAEKVADEIRALSVSVQVFGADLSDPANAGTLVEDVIKAMGRLDVLVNNAGITRDTLAVRMRDDDWNAVLDTNLTSAFTASRAAIKHMMRARSGRIINIASVVGLMGNPGQANYVASKAGLIGLTKALAKEYGGRGITVNAVAPGFIESDMTGQLSQDVQKAYLGSIPLARFGQPEEVAALVAFLASDAAGYITGQVIGVDGGLYPH from the coding sequence ATGACTGGACCCCAACCCCATAAAATCGCCCTCGTGACCGGCTCTAGCCGTGGCCTGGGCCGCGCGATGGCCCAGGCCCTGGCCCAATCGGGCTTCGGCGTGGCCGTGCATTACGGCCGGAATCAGGCGGAGGCCGAGAAGGTGGCCGACGAGATCCGCGCCCTCAGTGTGTCCGTCCAGGTCTTCGGCGCCGACCTCTCCGACCCGGCCAACGCCGGAACACTCGTGGAGGACGTGATTAAAGCGATGGGCCGCCTCGACGTTCTGGTGAACAACGCCGGAATCACGCGCGACACCCTCGCCGTCCGCATGAGAGACGACGACTGGAACGCCGTGCTGGACACCAACCTCACGAGTGCCTTCACGGCCAGCCGCGCGGCGATCAAGCACATGATGCGCGCCCGCTCGGGCCGGATCATCAACATCGCCTCGGTGGTCGGCCTGATGGGTAACCCCGGGCAGGCCAACTACGTCGCCAGCAAGGCGGGCCTGATCGGGCTGACCAAGGCCCTTGCCAAGGAGTACGGCGGGCGCGGCATCACCGTGAACGCGGTCGCCCCCGGCTTCATCGAGTCGGACATGACGGGCCAGCTTTCACAGGACGTGCAGAAGGCGTACCTGGGCAGCATCCCCCTTGCCCGCTTCGGCCAGCCGGAGGAGGTCGCCGCCCTCGTCGCCTTCCTGGCCTCGGACGCGGCCGGGTACATCACTGGGCAGGTCATCGGGGTGGACGGCGGGCTGTACCCGCACTGA
- the fabD gene encoding ACP S-malonyltransferase — MKIAALFPGQGSHAVGMGADLTAAFPEAEVLYAEAEATLPGLRALIESGPLEALTLTANQQPALVAASVAAYRAWQAQTGLTPAFAAGHSLGEYSALVASGALGLADALRLTRRRGELMQEAVPVGVGAMSAVMGDPNVVREVCGAVEGIVQPANFNAPTQTVISGDKAAVDAAAAELKGRGLKVIPLKVSAPFHCALMAPAQDALTPDLQATSFAPFAFPVYANVTAEANSDPAALPDLLAQQITGSVRWVETIRALAEAGADVFIEFGPGAVLTGLVKRILPEARTLNVGTAEQVRGFQLSAASSQN, encoded by the coding sequence GTGAAGATCGCCGCGCTGTTTCCGGGTCAGGGCTCCCACGCGGTGGGGATGGGCGCGGACCTAACCGCTGCCTTCCCCGAGGCAGAGGTCCTCTACGCCGAGGCGGAGGCGACTCTCCCCGGCCTGCGCGCGTTGATCGAGAGCGGGCCGCTCGAAGCCCTGACCCTCACCGCGAATCAGCAGCCCGCGCTCGTCGCCGCGTCGGTCGCCGCGTACCGGGCGTGGCAGGCCCAGACGGGGTTGACTCCCGCCTTCGCCGCCGGGCACTCGCTGGGCGAGTATTCGGCGCTCGTCGCCTCCGGGGCGTTGGGCCTCGCGGACGCGCTGCGCCTGACCCGTCGTCGCGGCGAGCTGATGCAGGAGGCCGTCCCCGTGGGCGTCGGGGCCATGAGCGCCGTGATGGGCGACCCGAACGTGGTGCGCGAGGTCTGCGGGGCGGTGGAGGGCATCGTGCAGCCCGCCAACTTCAACGCGCCGACCCAGACCGTGATCTCCGGGGACAAGGCCGCCGTGGACGCTGCCGCCGCCGAACTCAAGGGGCGCGGCCTCAAAGTCATCCCCCTCAAGGTCAGCGCGCCCTTCCACTGTGCCCTGATGGCCCCTGCGCAGGATGCTCTGACGCCTGACCTCCAGGCCACCTCTTTCGCCCCGTTCGCTTTCCCCGTTTACGCCAATGTGACCGCCGAGGCGAACAGCGACCCCGCCGCCCTGCCTGACCTGCTGGCGCAGCAGATCACCGGGAGCGTGCGCTGGGTGGAAACCATCCGGGCATTGGCAGAGGCGGGGGCCGACGTGTTCATCGAGTTCGGCCCCGGCGCGGTGCTGACCGGCCTGGTCAAACGTATCCTGCCCGAGGCCCGGACGCTGAACGTGGGGACAGCGGAGCAGGTGCGGGGCTTTCAACTTTCAGCCGCCAGCAGCCAGAATTGA
- a CDS encoding beta-ketoacyl-ACP synthase III, producing MTSSPTPPRPSIGITALGTYAPPRVVTNADFETRMDTSAEWIESRTGIRERRFAAEGEYTSDMGVRSVQDLLARDPDALRDVDLVICATATPDALFPSTAALIAGQVGLTGAGAFDLSTACSGFVYGLGMAQGLILGGTARRVLVVGAEVLSQLVDQDDRGTAILFGDGAGAAVVGPVPEGYGFQDFVLGADSAGGPSLYARCMADRLPNGFPMGDRVGMNGREVFKFAVRVLGDSGRQVLAKSGLSSGDVDWVIPHQANVRIIEAANERFGVPMSKTVMNLDRYGNTSSASVPLALREAVDDGRVREGQQLLLVAFGGGLSWGSCTMKWWGGAPSLTALAQRAEVTA from the coding sequence ATGACCTCCTCCCCGACTCCCCCCCGACCCAGCATCGGCATCACGGCGCTGGGCACGTACGCCCCGCCGCGCGTGGTCACAAACGCGGATTTCGAGACGCGGATGGACACCAGCGCCGAGTGGATCGAGAGCCGCACCGGCATCCGCGAGCGCCGCTTCGCCGCTGAAGGCGAGTACACCTCGGACATGGGGGTGCGGTCGGTGCAGGACCTGCTCGCCCGTGACCCCGATGCGCTGCGGGACGTGGACCTCGTGATCTGCGCGACCGCCACGCCGGATGCCCTGTTCCCGTCCACCGCCGCGCTCATTGCCGGGCAGGTAGGGCTGACGGGGGCGGGCGCCTTCGACCTCTCGACCGCATGCAGCGGCTTCGTGTACGGGCTGGGCATGGCGCAGGGCCTGATCCTGGGCGGCACCGCTCGGCGGGTGCTCGTGGTGGGCGCGGAGGTGCTCTCGCAGCTCGTCGATCAGGACGACCGCGGCACCGCCATCCTGTTCGGGGACGGCGCGGGCGCGGCGGTCGTCGGCCCGGTGCCCGAGGGCTACGGCTTTCAGGACTTCGTGCTGGGAGCGGACAGCGCGGGTGGACCCAGCCTCTACGCCCGCTGCATGGCGGATCGCCTTCCCAACGGCTTCCCGATGGGCGACCGGGTGGGCATGAATGGCCGCGAGGTGTTCAAGTTCGCCGTGCGCGTGCTGGGCGACAGTGGCCGTCAGGTTCTCGCCAAGAGCGGGCTCAGCAGTGGGGACGTGGACTGGGTCATTCCTCACCAGGCGAACGTGCGCATCATCGAGGCGGCCAACGAACGCTTCGGCGTGCCCATGAGCAAGACGGTGATGAACCTCGACCGCTACGGGAACACGTCGAGCGCCTCGGTGCCCCTCGCGCTGCGCGAGGCGGTGGACGACGGGCGGGTGCGAGAGGGACAGCAGCTCCTGCTCGTGGCCTTCGGTGGCGGCCTGAGCTGGGGCTCCTGCACGATGAAGTGGTGGGGAGGGGCTCCCAGCCTGACCGCCCTGGCGCAGCGGGCCGAGGTGACGGCGTGA
- the tig gene encoding trigger factor yields MAELISREGNKVQFRVAVPAAEVNRAYEQVWAGLARDVRVPGFRPGKAPRKVLEGRVGKGYVENEVRDRLLQAHYPQAVRELKLSLVDAQIEPGSLTSGQGFDFTVRGETYPEVTLGDWRGAQLTAAAPAITDEVLERTLADLQERNATFQTVERPIEATDQVTIEELGEEGGSYPVYLDVAEPHVRDALIGKNVGDEVEITVPAHQHGDHEHPAHTVRVRVQGVQTKQLQELNDEFAKSLNFDGLDRLRTELRAELERRARQEGDAARREEFINHLVDGMQADIPQALLDRRREAMLEEIRDDLGRQGVKWGEYEGFMQEQGKLDEFMADLAKNAESRVKRDLALEKLAENLGVRVSDAEFNQTMNSLAQANSLTPQQLQSQLGPEGLNSYYISLTREKALQQALTQLGGAGQAQVGGQETAEGSVTSDGEAAADGTTTEPSISAQQAEAASEQTGGESGNAAPAQPEEQAGEQPQEQRGE; encoded by the coding sequence ATGGCAGAGCTGATCAGTCGTGAAGGCAACAAGGTGCAATTCCGGGTCGCGGTGCCCGCCGCCGAGGTGAACCGCGCCTACGAACAGGTGTGGGCGGGGCTGGCCCGCGACGTGCGCGTGCCCGGCTTCCGGCCCGGCAAGGCGCCCCGCAAGGTCCTGGAGGGCCGCGTGGGCAAGGGCTACGTGGAGAACGAGGTCCGCGACCGCCTCCTCCAGGCGCACTACCCGCAGGCCGTGCGCGAGCTGAAGCTCAGCCTGGTGGACGCGCAGATCGAGCCTGGCAGCCTGACCAGCGGGCAGGGCTTCGACTTCACCGTGCGGGGCGAGACGTACCCCGAGGTCACGCTGGGCGACTGGCGCGGCGCGCAGCTCACCGCCGCCGCCCCCGCGATCACCGACGAGGTGCTGGAGCGGACGCTCGCCGACCTTCAGGAGCGCAATGCGACCTTCCAGACGGTGGAGCGCCCCATCGAGGCGACCGACCAGGTGACCATCGAGGAACTCGGCGAGGAGGGCGGCTCCTACCCCGTGTACCTCGATGTGGCCGAACCGCACGTCCGCGACGCCCTGATCGGCAAGAACGTCGGCGACGAGGTCGAGATCACCGTCCCGGCCCACCAGCACGGCGACCATGAGCACCCCGCCCACACCGTCCGGGTGCGGGTGCAGGGCGTGCAGACCAAGCAGCTTCAGGAGCTGAACGACGAGTTCGCCAAGAGCCTGAACTTCGACGGCCTCGACCGCCTGCGGACCGAGCTGCGCGCCGAGCTGGAGCGCCGCGCCCGCCAGGAGGGCGACGCCGCCCGCCGCGAGGAGTTCATCAACCACCTCGTGGACGGGATGCAGGCGGACATTCCCCAGGCCCTGCTCGACCGCCGCCGCGAGGCAATGCTGGAGGAGATCCGCGACGACCTGGGCCGTCAGGGCGTGAAGTGGGGCGAGTACGAGGGCTTCATGCAGGAGCAGGGCAAGCTCGACGAGTTCATGGCCGACCTGGCGAAGAACGCTGAGAGCCGCGTGAAGCGCGACCTGGCCCTCGAAAAGCTCGCCGAGAACCTGGGCGTGCGCGTCAGCGACGCCGAGTTCAACCAGACCATGAACAGCCTGGCCCAGGCCAACAGCCTGACCCCCCAGCAGCTCCAGAGCCAGCTCGGGCCGGAGGGCCTGAACTCCTACTACATCAGCCTCACGCGGGAAAAGGCGCTCCAGCAGGCGCTGACGCAGCTCGGCGGTGCCGGGCAGGCGCAGGTGGGCGGGCAGGAGACCGCCGAGGGTAGCGTGACCAGCGACGGAGAGGCGGCCGCGGATGGCACGACGACCGAACCCAGCATCAGCGCTCAGCAGGCTGAGGCGGCCAGTGAACAGACCGGCGGCGAGAGCGGAAACGCCGCGCCCGCTCAGCCAGAGGAGCAGGCCGGGGAGCAGCCCCAGGAGCAGCGCGGGGAGTAA